In a genomic window of Saccharothrix sp. HUAS TT1:
- a CDS encoding phage minor capsid protein has protein sequence MAVDPERLDEIAATVAAIYREAETALTALVAKHLQGDLDSDMQAPAWAERKLAAIGKLRRSAQAVIAGLQAAGPGAVRDAAAAAFREGWTSALAELPKQWFPSSGVAEEAQQAVEELTGFAAVEALANAVYSDIGEKSRNILRDVLDVYRAVITAATARTVTGVQTRRQASQAAYNALLKRGITGFTDKGGKRWKLSTYVEMTVRTVTQRAAVQGQTDRLDSMGVDLVMVSNSPQECVLCRPYEGRVLALSGPTGQISVEHAINDGEQVLVDVVATLAEAQLEGLFHPNCRHSVSAYLPGVSKLAAQPTADPEGDKARQQQRAIERAIREAKTEEVAALGEVERKAATRKKLAAQAAMREHLAANPKLKRLPYREAIGAGNIPPKGSTDQAGAIGPAVQLTLDSGSGSASKPSTTSATAHAAATEPKPAPAAKVAPKAKAEPKPTPEIPATTKPKAKPAPAPKPVPAPDPVKPEPKAKPEAAPKPKPATKPEPVKPAPAPKPVAEPKPESKPKVETEPQAKPAPAAPVKPKPAPEPVKPDPKPEKPEGVEAGDFSQLRRVGEQGGSNPGGTYEDADGNRWYVKAQRSEQHAANEVAASALYRAAGIDVPEVRLGRGTPDLPDGPHTASRIVQGARVSGPDTVRESLRDGMGVDAWLANWDIVGANFDNVVRTKSGQAVRIDLGGSLLYRAMGEAKNDAFGSTVDEWLSLRDPKRAPQAAKVFGGMTPAELVSAVARVEQVPESRVREIVTDSGLPEQVADTLIARRRDLVDRLAELREHAARHTAWLEQHKTAAKGQEGLETPPIQLTYEDDGEGGQLVPTPAGWNRVRAERVAQAVIKYRGSGYQDINQWLRTGAGPASTTAVSRIDDAMAQSTLPRAVAAHRGITSPGRVFGASWNTVDVTGLEWVEKGYSSTTVDERVAKNFADQSFDQVIMRLVLPKGARGLRLSDMAEPGEKAVGIALEAEVLVSRDTRYRVVADHGVDAAGIRRLDVEVIDP, from the coding sequence GTGGCGGTCGACCCCGAACGGCTGGACGAGATCGCCGCCACCGTGGCCGCGATCTACCGCGAGGCCGAGACCGCCCTGACCGCCCTGGTCGCCAAGCACCTCCAGGGCGACCTGGACAGCGACATGCAGGCCCCCGCCTGGGCCGAGCGGAAGCTGGCCGCGATCGGGAAGCTGCGCCGCTCGGCGCAGGCCGTGATCGCCGGACTCCAGGCCGCCGGTCCCGGCGCGGTGCGCGACGCGGCGGCTGCGGCGTTCCGGGAGGGCTGGACCTCGGCGCTGGCCGAGCTGCCCAAGCAGTGGTTCCCCTCCTCCGGCGTGGCCGAGGAGGCACAGCAGGCGGTCGAGGAGCTGACCGGTTTCGCCGCAGTCGAGGCCCTGGCCAACGCCGTGTACAGCGACATCGGCGAGAAGTCCCGCAACATCCTGCGCGACGTCCTCGACGTCTACCGGGCGGTCATCACCGCGGCGACCGCGCGCACCGTCACCGGCGTCCAAACCCGGCGCCAGGCGTCCCAGGCCGCCTACAACGCGCTGCTCAAGCGCGGGATCACCGGCTTCACGGACAAGGGCGGCAAGCGCTGGAAGTTGTCCACCTACGTGGAGATGACCGTGCGCACGGTCACCCAGCGTGCCGCCGTGCAGGGCCAGACCGACCGGCTGGACAGCATGGGCGTGGACCTCGTCATGGTGTCCAACAGCCCGCAGGAGTGCGTGCTGTGCCGCCCGTACGAGGGCCGCGTGCTGGCGCTGTCCGGGCCGACCGGGCAGATCAGCGTGGAACACGCGATCAACGACGGCGAGCAGGTTCTCGTTGACGTCGTCGCCACGCTGGCCGAGGCCCAGCTGGAGGGCCTGTTCCACCCGAACTGCCGCCACTCCGTCTCCGCGTACCTGCCCGGCGTGTCGAAGCTCGCGGCGCAGCCGACCGCGGACCCGGAGGGCGACAAGGCGCGGCAGCAGCAGCGGGCGATCGAGCGCGCGATCCGGGAGGCCAAGACCGAGGAGGTCGCGGCGCTCGGCGAGGTCGAGCGCAAGGCCGCCACCCGGAAGAAGCTGGCCGCGCAGGCGGCGATGCGCGAGCACCTGGCCGCCAACCCGAAGCTCAAGCGCCTGCCCTACCGCGAGGCCATCGGCGCGGGCAACATCCCGCCGAAGGGCAGCACGGACCAAGCGGGCGCCATCGGCCCGGCTGTCCAGCTCACGCTGGACAGCGGATCCGGCAGCGCGTCGAAGCCCAGCACGACGTCGGCCACAGCGCACGCTGCGGCGACCGAGCCGAAGCCTGCGCCCGCGGCGAAGGTCGCACCCAAGGCCAAGGCGGAACCGAAGCCGACGCCCGAGATCCCGGCCACGACGAAGCCCAAGGCCAAGCCGGCTCCTGCCCCGAAGCCCGTCCCGGCACCCGACCCGGTCAAGCCGGAGCCGAAGGCCAAGCCCGAGGCTGCACCCAAGCCCAAGCCCGCGACGAAGCCGGAGCCGGTCAAGCCCGCTCCCGCGCCGAAGCCGGTCGCGGAACCGAAGCCCGAGTCGAAGCCGAAGGTCGAGACGGAGCCCCAGGCCAAGCCCGCCCCGGCCGCCCCGGTCAAGCCGAAGCCCGCTCCGGAGCCGGTCAAGCCGGACCCCAAGCCGGAGAAGCCAGAGGGTGTCGAGGCCGGGGACTTCAGCCAGCTTCGTCGGGTCGGCGAGCAGGGCGGCTCCAACCCCGGCGGCACCTACGAGGACGCCGACGGCAACCGCTGGTACGTCAAGGCCCAGCGGTCCGAGCAGCACGCGGCCAACGAGGTCGCGGCGTCCGCGCTGTACCGGGCGGCCGGGATCGACGTGCCCGAGGTGCGTCTCGGTCGCGGCACCCCGGACCTGCCGGACGGGCCGCACACCGCGTCCCGGATCGTGCAGGGTGCGCGCGTGTCCGGTCCGGACACCGTCCGGGAGTCCCTGCGCGACGGCATGGGCGTGGACGCGTGGTTGGCGAACTGGGACATCGTCGGAGCCAACTTCGACAACGTGGTCCGGACGAAGTCGGGCCAGGCCGTCCGGATCGACCTCGGCGGGTCGCTGCTGTACCGGGCGATGGGCGAGGCCAAGAACGATGCGTTCGGGTCCACGGTGGACGAGTGGCTGAGCCTGCGCGACCCGAAGCGGGCGCCGCAGGCCGCCAAAGTGTTCGGCGGGATGACCCCGGCCGAGCTGGTCTCCGCTGTGGCCCGGGTCGAGCAGGTCCCGGAGTCCCGCGTGCGGGAGATCGTCACCGACTCGGGTCTCCCCGAGCAGGTCGCCGACACCCTGATCGCCCGCCGCCGCGACCTCGTGGACCGCCTGGCCGAGCTGCGCGAGCACGCCGCCCGGCACACGGCGTGGTTGGAGCAGCACAAGACCGCGGCCAAGGGTCAGGAGGGCTTGGAGACCCCGCCGATCCAGCTCACCTACGAGGACGACGGCGAGGGCGGGCAGCTCGTGCCCACCCCGGCCGGGTGGAACCGGGTCCGAGCCGAGCGCGTCGCTCAGGCCGTCATCAAGTACCGGGGCTCCGGGTACCAGGACATCAACCAGTGGCTGCGCACGGGCGCCGGTCCGGCCAGCACCACGGCGGTGTCCCGGATCGACGACGCCATGGCCCAGTCGACGCTGCCGCGCGCAGTGGCGGCGCACCGCGGCATCACCAGCCCCGGCCGGGTGTTCGGCGCGTCGTGGAACACGGTGGACGTCACCGGCCTGGAGTGGGTGGAGAAGGGCTACAGCAGCACCACGGTGGACGAGCGGGTAGCCAAGAACTTCGCCGACCAGTCGTTCGACCAGGTCATCATGCGTCTGGTGCTGCCCAAGGGAGCCCGAGGTCTACGCTTGTCCGACATGGCGGAGCCGGGAGAGAAGGCCGTCGGTATCGCCCTGGAGGCCGAGGTGCTGGTGTCCCGCGACACCCGGTACCGCGTGGTCGCCGACCACGGTGTCGACGCCGCGGGCATCCGCCGCCTGGACGTGGAGGTGATCGACCCGTGA
- a CDS encoding major capsid protein: MPVTLAQAEINARADIDHAVVRNLRQYSWLWDQIVWDDTATPGTGGASLVYGFTLLTQARSGQFRRLNTEYSADSARREQRTVSLKPFGGAFAIDRVLRSLGPAQTNELTFQMQELLTGATIRLQEEIITGDVAVDDSGFDGLDKLLTGSTTEYIPNASGTAYADWSPGTIDTQAKANIQLDIVDDWLSTIVPSKVGGGDLGAPGALPAGVRAILGNTKSITRMRALARWAGSYTNTKDNLGRQIETYGPWTLVDIGDKSLGTGPIIPIETRDPDGGGAGSNIANLTDLYAVSFGLDSFHGAAMAGKPLIETYLPDWTAPGAVKSGEIEIGPGAMVLRNTKSCGVLRNVKVA; the protein is encoded by the coding sequence ATGCCCGTCACCCTCGCGCAGGCCGAGATCAACGCCCGCGCCGACATCGACCACGCGGTCGTCCGAAACCTGCGCCAGTACTCGTGGCTGTGGGACCAGATCGTGTGGGACGACACCGCGACGCCGGGCACCGGCGGTGCCTCGCTCGTCTACGGCTTCACCCTGCTCACCCAGGCCCGGTCGGGCCAGTTCCGGCGGCTCAACACCGAGTACTCCGCGGACTCGGCGCGCCGCGAGCAGCGCACCGTGAGCCTCAAGCCCTTCGGCGGCGCGTTCGCCATCGACCGCGTCCTGCGCAGCCTCGGCCCGGCGCAGACCAACGAGCTCACGTTCCAGATGCAGGAGCTCCTGACCGGTGCCACGATCCGGCTCCAGGAGGAGATCATCACCGGCGACGTCGCCGTGGACGACTCCGGGTTCGACGGCCTCGACAAGCTGCTCACCGGCAGCACCACCGAGTACATCCCGAACGCCAGCGGCACGGCGTACGCGGACTGGTCGCCGGGCACCATCGACACCCAGGCCAAGGCGAACATCCAGTTGGACATCGTGGACGACTGGCTGTCCACCATCGTTCCGTCCAAGGTCGGCGGCGGCGACCTCGGCGCTCCGGGAGCGCTGCCCGCCGGGGTGCGGGCGATCCTGGGCAACACCAAGTCCATCACCCGCATGCGGGCGCTCGCGCGGTGGGCCGGCAGCTACACCAACACCAAGGACAACCTGGGCCGCCAGATCGAGACCTACGGTCCGTGGACCCTGGTCGACATCGGCGACAAGTCGTTGGGCACGGGGCCGATCATCCCGATCGAGACCCGCGACCCCGACGGCGGCGGCGCGGGCAGCAACATCGCCAACCTCACCGACCTCTACGCGGTGTCGTTCGGCCTGGACTCGTTCCACGGCGCGGCGATGGCCGGCAAGCCGCTGATCGAGACCTACCTGCCCGACTGGACCGCGCCCGGCGCGGTGAAGTCCGGCGAGATCGAGATCGGTCCGGGCGCGATGGTCCTGCGCAACACCAAGTCCTGCGGCGTGCTCCGCAACGTCAAGGTCGCCTGA
- a CDS encoding minor capsid protein — protein MTLLEEYARLAEELGLGSYRPTSTGGSLFLGRLPDQPDLAVAIARYAGGESDAKLGYDDIRLQFRVRGPHTDYALGEALAQRVYDELHGLHSRALPGGTWMVDLIGLQSGPIDIGTDQKHRPEWTLNFRSEVHRPTPGRA, from the coding sequence GTGACCTTGCTGGAGGAGTACGCCCGCCTGGCCGAGGAGCTGGGCCTGGGCTCCTACCGGCCGACGTCGACGGGCGGCAGCCTGTTCCTCGGCCGGTTGCCCGACCAGCCCGACCTGGCGGTCGCCATCGCCCGCTACGCCGGTGGCGAGTCCGACGCCAAGCTGGGCTACGACGACATCCGGTTGCAGTTTCGGGTGCGCGGCCCGCACACCGACTACGCGCTCGGCGAGGCGCTGGCGCAGCGCGTCTACGACGAGCTGCACGGCCTGCACTCCCGGGCGCTGCCGGGCGGCACGTGGATGGTCGACCTGATCGGCCTGCAGTCCGGCCCGATCGACATCGGCACCGACCAGAAGCACCGCCCGGAGTGGACGCTCAACTTCCGCTCCGAGGTGCACCGGCCCACACCGGGCCGCGCCTGA